From Bradysia coprophila strain Holo2 unplaced genomic scaffold, BU_Bcop_v1 contig_145, whole genome shotgun sequence:
TTCAATGTTATAACTGCAAGATATTCGTAAAAGATCTTACTACATTGAAAGGTCACATAATCTCCAACAACcacgaaaaaaagaaaacttgctATATGTGCCTTGTGAAGCCACCAATAACGCATCCATCGGAACCGAGGCGTCACAAGTGTTTGTTCTGTAAGGAATGGTTTCCGAATCACATTGAATTTAAGGTCCACTTTGCGAGTGCTCACGACAAAGACGCGGAcgatttctttaaaaaaaagacgaaCTGCAACATTTTTACGTGCCACATATGTGAACGGGAATTTCCCCTGCGAGATTATTTGCATGCACATATGAGAATTCACGACGATAGCACTCTACGGCATCAATGTCCTACATGTAATGGATAATGGTAAAATCATCAATCTTGTGCTGCATGACTAAATATTCCAATAACATTGCAGGCGGAAGACGACTCAGAACATACGGGCAGCTCACTCAACATCTAAAAGTACATGAAGGTAAGACATTCCCATGCGACCagtgtgataaaatttttccgtaTTACGCGAGATTGCGTCTCCATCGCTTCACTCACGCTACAGAACTTAAGTTTGAGTGCGACCAATGTTCGAAAAAGTTCAAGCAAAAGAAGTACTTGTTGCAGCATAAAGCGACACATACGAATGAGCGAAGATATGCTTGTAAGTTCTGTAATGCGTCCTTCAATTTTACTTCCGGTCGCCGAGCACATGAAAAGAGTCAGCATAAAACGCTatgaaatcggaaaatttgtaGCTTGGCGATTGTTTATACTTTCTTCTTGATTGGTACTGACTCAGTGCTACTGAGACcaatttctgtttaatttAAGTTAAATTACACAATCTTGAACTGAATAAAATGAGATTcgatcaaaataatttcccaAGTAAATTTTAGAATTCACATCTGCATGCTGCTGTTGATGCCATCACATTCCTAGTGATATCATTACAAGGAGACAATTATTTTCAGCACCAAATAGgagaattcgaaatttgaccGTTTAATTGTTTGTCAATTCTAACATTTCTCTTCAACAAAACAATGCAATGACATTCCTCAAATTTCGATTCAACGAGAATCAGTTCCTCTCCAACATGTatgaagaatttaatttcaagtGTATGTTCCAGTTACAAAAGTATTTCATTTGAGCTGATCTCTCAATCTGTACGCATGTAAATGGAATACTTGCCTCGATAATTAAATGGGAGATATGCAATGGAATACAATAAATACATCTCCATCGCAGCTATATATGATTGTCATGATGGGTATGATATACAGAGCACTGGCCCTGGGACTGTacattaaattaatgaattgtTTAAATAGAATGGTTTCGTATTTCATTGGTTCAGGGAATGTAACTCTTACGTCTCGtcgattaaataaattgaaaaatgtgaagaaataATGACCCGGCCATTGAATAACTATTACCATAAAACTAAAGAACAAAGGGTAagataaaaaacaaaacaaaaggaaGGCACAAAGATACGTTTTCCTGAATGAATGTCAGTGTAAGTAAATATATACAATGTGCATAACGAAAGATTTGAACGACGACTCCACTCCGTGTCAACagcatttttcatttgttatttaTACTCGGGAGACAAACTCATTGTCAAGAGCTATATTTTATTACATCATTGCCGTTGAATTAAATAGCCATGCATTTTAGTGcgaattaaaaagaaaagaaaaatgttatgtcgaaaaaagaggacaGGCTAGTATTACGcctaaatttgttttgttttccttACAAAACCAATGTTGTTGCGGAAAAGCATACACAATGTGTTACACTTTCTCTCGTGTCGTGTATGCATTTAAAGAATAATTCCTACCAATTAATAAGAGTAAAAGAATTGATCTCAAAACAGGAATTAATCGAAAGGAAGAGAGGTCCTCAGTCGAAGTGAAATCtttcttaataattttgtaaaaggtaaATATTTCTTACTGGGATTCCACGcactcacttttctcactgttttcaactattttcaacatctgaaaaagtgaggaattatttgcttgattttcaactattttcagaCCCTTTACTCACTTTTTCTACAACCAATTAAAATAgagtagaaaaaaatgttagcaTTGTAAAATTTCGCCGAACATTTCTACTAAAAGTTTCTAGGGTTGTATATAGTCcattgcaaaaacatttttcaagtgTATTCATTCACCCTACTTTTCTCTGAGAGCTCTGAGATAAACTTACGTATCTCGGCTAAGTATTTGGATTTTATCCATCAATGCACCTTGTAACTATGGTTTCAACCTGTATATTTTGAGTGGCTTTCACTCCAATGCGAAAAATGTAGCTCACAATTATTGGTCGACCGACCGGCTCAACAGCGGCTGAAATGTAGTTAGACCTGAAACATCAAATCTGTACATGTATAGGAAAAAGAACCTGACTGAAGTATGGTTTCGCTCAATCCTTTCAGGTCAAGTTTCAGATTAACTAAAAACATCAATACAAACTTTCCTGGTAACCTGCTAGGTCAGTTCAAGTTgtataaaacttgaaaaacaTCAAGTGAACGTTGCGATGTGATAGTACGAGTGATAGACTTTTAATATGCCGTTTTGGAATCCTTATCAAGGAGGATAAAAATCTCCTATACATAGGAGAATGGAGAAATCGCTGACTGACAGAGTAGAAAACTGTATAGTACATCTCTTCTAATAGAAAGATAAGGAAGTGACTTAGTCGAAGTTAAAAGTTAGCCGCCTATAAGTTTTAAGTCAGGCTCTTATAAGTTATaggtaaatttataaaaaatccaaaaacttTGATCAACCtcaacatttttgatattttttaaagAGGGTTGattcttaaaacaaaaatccgtCGACCTAGCCTCTCCCGTGGCCTCTATACAGTTTCTACAATTACcgccaaatttaaaatttaaatctacgtattaacaaaaatgcaagaaaCATCAGTCAATTCTACCGATTTGTGCTCAATGTTAACTTATGTTAAGCCTAACAATTTTTCTGCTTGACATTTTTGTCAGCataggagttttttttttaataaataactctttattcaaaaaaaagaaagaatccTTATCACTCCGGCTAATTTCTGAGTTGAACGTATCTTCCACGCTTGATAAAAGTCTATGAAATTCGTTGGATttctttatttgaaaatattttgataagtCGCTAAACGcaatagtaaaaaaaagttatccgCAATTCTAATCAGTTATTGCTTCATTCCGGAGAAACTTACTCGTAAAATAATCTTTGACTTCGCGTAAAATAGGGTTCAAACTTTCCTAAAAACTCACCAGAAAATGAACTATTTCTAGtaattattttcgttatttttactcgcttttccacttttttactttaaactttgcgtattttttcttgaatgaGTTAGTAATCACCCAATTTTGCGTGGAATGCCTGTTTCTATGTTCTCAAGAATGCtggcaaaattttcaattttaatcattttgcaTTATCGCATCTGCggtcgaattttctttttctgtgcGATCAATTCTTGTTTTTCTGTGATCAATTCCTCTTTTTACTGGAATAAGTTTAAATAATTCTCCTTATGTATTAGTTGATGAAACACATGTTTTGATACAACACGGCAACGTTGAAATGTTTGGTTCTATCAATCGTTCTTAGAAGAAGATTTCCAAgcataatttgatatttagggaataaaacatttaatgGATGATGAGAAGGTGTTAAAAATTCCGGTGTTTAATCGGTTGTCATTAATTTGTTTCCGTTCTAACTAACTCACAGCCTATCTTCATCATTCATTGATCAATTAACCGAATAAGTTGGAGATTGGGTTGGGACTGGTCCAAATAAATGTATAACGACTTCGTAGAGACTTCCAACGCATGGTAGAGAAAATCCCGTTCCTAAGCTATGATCCGAAACtttatttaacaatttcaTTGCCAGAACTCGCATCTgggtcgtttttttttgcaaaaattccgTGAAAATTCTGAACCATTTGTTAGAACTTAAtccgaatttttcagaattaaaattcccgaAAAGAAGTCCTGTTCCGGCTAGTGCTATTcgtaaatcaattaaattttgagtCCCATCCCTTAACTTGACGAGAAAACTTTTATTCACAATTCTGTTCACGcaagtttttttaattctaaTGGTTGATGTGATATCGCCAACTAACCATCAGATCTACCGTATTCCGAACAAAAACACAAAGAAGAACtttgatacaaaaatatttttttatttgctttttcttcagaagaaattaaaataactcgaaaataaaatgaattttgtgtaTAACAAACATAAAGAAATATAAGAAAAGTAGTGAACATGTGgcttaaaaaactaaaatggtTTTCTGAATcccattcacaaattttatgtACTTTAAAAGGCACCTTAAGTAATTTGTTTCAACGATCACAATGTCCGGTCCGTTACctcaaaaatggtttttattgtACTTTTGCTTTACTATAAATAACTCTTATAACCGCAACCATCACGGAATATTATATACTCTCTTTGTGCGTGGCTTTGGCATAAATAACAGCATCGTGGATGGACGCCAATACTTTAAATTTACCCACACCCAACATTTCGGCATGTTTGATGGCATCGAAGACGCGATCATTCGGACTTGTCAACACCATTTGTGTATTGAACAGTTCCATCtccttttgaatttcgatcaGACATTTACTGCCGGCTATATCCAGATGTGTAACGTGCGCTAAGTCGATAATCAGCGTTTTCGTGTCGATTAATTTCTCAGCCTCTGCCAACTGTAACGAGGCCTTGCGTATTGCCTTGGGGGTGATTGAAATTCTCTTGTACAGATAGCGTTTGAACGATGTGACCGACGCAAAGTTTATCGCGCCGATATATTGGAATATTTTGATGGCTTCGATTTCTTTGGCACGTCTATGTGTCGACATATCCACATAAATATCTGTATTCGGTATAACACCCAGCTGGCATGCTTTCATTTTCCAACCTTTGATGTATAGGGCCGTTAGTGACACACAAATGCCCAAAACGAGTCTGAAAATGTGTTTCATGAATGGTCGATATTTGAAGCACTTTATCACTCTTATCATACCCGACGTCAACATCGACTAGAACAACTGCGATGAAGGTGACGACCCACGAAATCGCTTCCAACTTTCCTTCCCTATAAAATCTAGGCAGTGCGGCAGCTTGAACGTACATTCCTTTCAAAGCGACCACAATTATTCCGGATAGGACACACTGATTCAAATGGAAGATTGTCggtaaaaaatcgaaacaaaataattgaaaatgttgcgtTACCCTCGGCAATACTTCGAATACAGGACCGATCCACAGTAATACGATTAAAATCAACACAGCCGATACAACGGAAGCAATTTGTGTCTTGCCGCCCGTTTGTTCTTGAATTAAGGAACGAGATAATGAAGTGCCATTAGGAACGCACGCAAATAGACCACCAATTATGTTACTGAAGCCCTGCAAATAAAACAGTGTCCACTAAGATGCttaaagagaaaatattttcaaaaaaaaatctaccaaAGCCAACATCTCCTGattagccctcacttcgtagCTCTGCTTTTTAGCGAAAATCATTGCCATTGATATCGTTACACTGTAACTGACTATCGATATCGCGATCGCATCGACTGCCACAATCCATAGCAATTTTACTGGAGGCATAACAGGTGGTGGAAGCCCAATTGGAACTGTAATAAATGATCAGGTTAATTTCTAAATTTGAGTTTAAACGGATGCGACTTACTAGCTCCGACCAATTTAACCTTGTATGCTTCATCAAActtcaacaaaaatgaagCGGCAGTCCCGGCAACAACAGCGATTAACTCTGCAGGTACTGGGAATTTGAATAGTTTGGCTGCTTTAGGCTTAACTACTTCATTCATGATAACCATGAATATTATCACCGACAAGGATATGCCAACTGTATAAGGATTAGCATCTAACAGGCTCTTGATGCAATCAATCACTGTCTGCAGAAGAGACATTTAAATCATCAAATCTGGAAATGTTCTACACGTTCGGTATAACTTACGAATATGATTTTGAATGCTCCTTTATGGCTGGGGATCTTAATGCCGAATAAGTCTTTTAATTGACTGACTAGCACATGTACCGCAGCTCCAGTTGTGAATCCATTCACTAGAGGTTCGCTAAGCAACGTTGCCAAGTGTCCCAGTTGCAAAACGCTCATCAGAATCTACATTTTTGCTTTCGTTATATTcattataaaaatgtaaatttattaacATCAGTACTTGCTGCAAACCGCACATAAAAGCAACTGCCGTAACAACCTGTATAGGACTGTATGTGTCTGAAACGTCACTCAATGTCGCATTATCTGTGGACTGTAATTGTATAGTCGTTAAAATGATCAACAAAAACGTAGATAAGCGAGTGTGGTAGCCGAAAAGCATTCTTTCCAGTACTTTTCAGTTAAAGTCGAGGGGAAACTACGAGAGCAAACTCTGTCCCATCAACTTCCATTGGTGCATCTATTGGCTTTTAATATTTCCATCTATTGGTAAATGGCAAATAGCATCTGCACCAGTATTTGCTCGCGTAGTTTACCCATCGGAACgctcgaaaacaaaaattcaacaaatcttgttgaaattgcaaaatattttcgttcttACCGCGGTGATGGCTGGTCCAAAAGTTGCGTGTGTTTGCACCACTTTCAAGGTCATCAAACTAATAACTGACAGCGTTCCCACGCTGATATGCCGTGATGTTCCAAACACAAAATACGTAAGGGTCGGAAAAAAAGCCATATACAGCCCTGAGCTAGGAGTTACACCGGCCAACAATCCATAGGCCATTCCTTGAGGTATGTGCATAACGGCAACTGTCATGCCAGCTGTTAGATCGCCAGCTATACTGTTCTTGAACGAGTATTTGGGAAGCCATTTAAGTACGGGTACCAGATTTAAAATAAACCTCAAGAAACTGAATTTAGCGAAGGAATGCTTGATGTTGTCGAGATCTGGAAGTGAGTTAATACTtcccaaataaaaacaatttacggTCCATGCTTGGTAACAACGAAATACTTAACAGTTTTTGTTTGGCTTTTGGTACAGAGATAAGTCgttaacattttgttgaaataagaCCTTCCGATTTATGTCGTACGATGGTAATGGAGCAGACTTCTTCAATTCGTTGGATGTATTTGTCACATCGTCGCTATTccgaataaattaattgttctTTACTGGTGGTATGTTAAAGACATGGTAAGTTACGCATAAACTCACGCTAAtatatcattttcattatcgtcTGCCATTGTGACGATATAATCACTGCCTATTCTATTATCACTGTATTCCTTTTATGTCTTTCGATAAACGTGATCATCCCAAcctaaaacaaatttacaagatAAATTTACACTTAAGACTTATTCTGGGCGATTTATGAAAGAAATTAGTTCAACCTCAATCGAAGTCAGTTCACGCAATCAACTGCTTTCAGATAAAACATATcagcaaataaaaattggactGATCTCTGCACAtacagattttcaaaattaatttgtttatcaaaaaccaaaccaaataaattacaaaacaaaaaaattattaaactgATCGTAATTCACGCAAgtaagaggaaaaaaaaccctATTTTTCATCCGGtcataatttaacaaaataaatatctaTCAACGCGAGACACCATATAAAACTGTTCAGCATTGAACATCTTCTGTAAAactgaaatgtaaattttactcGCGTCTCACAATTGAACTGTTGGCATATGACTGATAAACTCATAATACTAATAAAATTCTACGTCATAAGACATCGTCATCACATGCAATTGAGAGATAGCTACGATACTAATCGAAGTCTATTTTGAGTGGCTAGAGACGATAAATTAATAAGTTTGATCGTAAATCGAACATCATTAATTGTTAGCTTATACCATTTATATTGTGTATTCGAGTGTGTGATAATTCCAATGTcgtaacaacaattttttgattagCATGGCTATAGACGAATAAATTTGAACTATTtgcaaaatttggaaa
This genomic window contains:
- the LOC119074194 gene encoding zinc finger protein 431-like; amino-acid sequence: MDMMEDVKPSIMPLTTQDTKIEIGDLPMKAGEVFRNNEGQYSFMCFHCGLIFEDFGEISNHCDSHFQEQKYDVSVQAPEFVLCTQTGTETELPDSSLSLQPERPELTPVEVPVKVSLESTRPATNHHVSVRKRKKRKIAKNAPLPNFPQNCPICSVWCDDFRGHMRTEHDMRYRILQCYNCKIFVKDLTTLKGHIISNNHEKKKTCYMCLVKPPITHPSEPRRHKCLFCKEWFPNHIEFKVHFASAHDKDADDFFKKKTNCNIFTCHICEREFPLRDYLHAHMRIHDDSTLRHQCPTCGRRLRTYGQLTQHLKVHEGKTFPCDQCDKIFPYYARLRLHRFTHATELKFECDQCSKKFKQKKYLLQHKATHTNERRYACKFCNASFNFTSGRRAHEKSQHKTL
- the LOC119074195 gene encoding solute carrier family 26 member 6; amino-acid sequence: MADDNENDILADDVTNTSNELKKSAPLPSYDINRKVLFQQNVNDLSLYQKPNKNYLDNIKHSFAKFSFLRFILNLVPVLKWLPKYSFKNSIAGDLTAGMTVAVMHIPQGMAYGLLAGVTPSSGLYMAFFPTLTYFVFGTSRHISVGTLSVISLMTLKVVQTHATFGPAITASTDNATLSDVSDTYSPIQVVTAVAFMCGLQQILMSVLQLGHLATLLSEPLVNGFTTGAAVHVLVSQLKDLFGIKIPSHKGAFKIIFTVIDCIKSLLDANPYTVGISLSVIIFMVIMNEVVKPKAAKLFKFPVPAELIAVVAGTAASFLLKFDEAYKVKLVGAIPIGLPPPVMPPVKLLWIVAVDAIAISIVSYSVTISMAMIFAKKQSYEVRANQEMLALGFSNIIGGLFACVPNGTSLSRSLIQEQTGGKTQIASVVSAVLILIVLLWIGPVFEVLPRCVLSGIIVVALKGMYVQAAALPRFYREGKLEAISWVVTFIAVVLVDVDVGLVLGICVSLTALYIKGWKMKACQLGVIPNTDIYVDMSTHRRAKEIEAIKIFQYIGAINFASVTSFKRYLYKRISITPKAIRKASLQLAEAEKLIDTKTLIIDLAHVTHLDIAGSKCLIEIQKEMELFNTQMVLTSPNDRVFDAIKHAEMLGVGKFKVLASIHDAVIYAKATHKESI